TCTCGCCCGAGATGATCACCCTGGTCGGCGGCGACATGACCAGCGACGCCAGCGTCAGCACCAGCAAGGGCGCGACCATCGAGGCGGGCAACGCCTACGCCGTGCTGCGGACCCTCAAGGGCCACGATGCCCCGGAGTACGCCGTCACGCGCGAGGAACTCAAGGCGCTAAACGCCCGTGCGGTCGCGGAGCTGGAGGCCAGTGACGCGATGCGGGCGTTTGGGGAGACGCTGGGGCGGATTGGTGTGCCTGTGACCGCCAGCGCCGCGCCTGTGGAGGCGGCCCCGGAGCGGCCGGCTCGTGGGCGGCGGGCGGCTGAGGGGGAGGCGGTGGGCGAGCAGCCTGCGGCGTAAGGGGGTTTGGAGTTGGGCATCACGCTTCCGGGTGGGGGCGTGGTGTTTTTTTTGGGGCAGGGCAACTTGCTGCGAGCTTCCCCCCGCCCCCCCAGCCCCCCTACCCCCCACCGGGGGGCAGGGGGGAGCTTTTCGCTGCGCTCGGCAAGGGGGTTCCTTGCGGTGGAAGGGTTGCCAGGCTTCGCCCCGGTTTCCCGCTGGTCGCCCTGCCCGGCCCACCGGGCGGC
This is a stretch of genomic DNA from Deinococcus carri. It encodes these proteins:
- a CDS encoding multidrug DMT transporter, giving the protein MDTLLKKAGAMLAHLDLFTHMLHLRGLLQLAAHMEERGDRVTLISPEMITLVGGDMTSDASVSTSKGATIEAGNAYAVLRTLKGHDAPEYAVTREELKALNARAVAELEASDAMRAFGETLGRIGVPVTASAAPVEAAPERPARGRRAAEGEAVGEQPAA